A stretch of Pseudomonas sp. 7SR1 DNA encodes these proteins:
- a CDS encoding YifB family Mg chelatase-like AAA ATPase: protein MSLAIIHSRAQVGVQAPAVTVEVHLANGLPSLTMVGLPEAAVKESKDRVRSAIINSGLNFPARRITLNLAPADLPKDGGRFDLAIALGILAASVQVPTLALEDVECLGELALSGAVRPVRGVLPAALAARQAGRTLLVPRANAEEACLASGLKVIAVDHLLEAVAHFNGHTPVEAFVSNGLLAASKPYPDLNEVQGQVGAKRALLIAAAGAHNLLLSGPPGTGKTLLASRLPGLLPPLAECEALEVAAIQSVASCVPLSHWPQRPFRQPHHSASGPALVGGGSKPQPGEITLAHHGVLFLDELPEFDRKVLEVLREPLESGHIVVSRARDRVRFPARFQLVAAMNPCPCGYLGEPTGRCSCTPDMVQRYRNKLSGPLLDRIDLHLTVAREATALNPKGEPGEDTATVSEQVAEARERQQRRQGCANAFLDLPGLRRHCTLSPADETWLETACERLSLSLRAAHRLLKVARTLADLEQKGRISRDHLAEALQYRPSA, encoded by the coding sequence ATGTCGCTCGCCATCATCCATAGCCGCGCCCAGGTAGGGGTGCAGGCTCCCGCCGTTACCGTAGAGGTTCACCTGGCCAACGGCTTGCCGTCGCTGACGATGGTCGGTCTGCCCGAGGCCGCGGTGAAGGAAAGCAAGGACCGGGTGCGCAGCGCGATCATCAATTCGGGGCTGAACTTTCCGGCCCGACGCATCACCTTGAACCTGGCGCCGGCCGACCTGCCCAAGGATGGCGGGCGGTTCGACCTGGCGATTGCCCTGGGTATCCTGGCCGCCAGCGTGCAGGTGCCGACCCTGGCCCTGGAAGATGTGGAATGCCTCGGTGAGCTGGCCTTGTCCGGCGCGGTGCGCCCGGTGCGCGGGGTTTTGCCCGCAGCGCTGGCGGCACGCCAGGCGGGGCGGACGCTGCTGGTTCCACGGGCCAATGCCGAGGAAGCCTGCCTGGCGTCGGGCCTGAAGGTGATCGCCGTCGACCACCTGCTCGAAGCGGTGGCGCACTTCAACGGCCACACCCCGGTCGAGGCCTTCGTGTCCAACGGGCTGCTCGCCGCCAGCAAGCCATACCCCGACCTCAACGAAGTGCAAGGCCAGGTCGGGGCCAAGCGTGCCTTGCTGATTGCCGCCGCCGGTGCCCATAACCTGTTGCTCAGCGGGCCACCGGGCACCGGCAAGACGTTGCTGGCGAGCCGCCTGCCAGGGCTGCTGCCGCCCCTGGCCGAGTGCGAGGCCCTGGAGGTCGCGGCGATTCAGTCGGTCGCCAGTTGCGTGCCGTTGAGCCACTGGCCGCAGCGGCCGTTTCGCCAGCCCCATCATTCGGCGTCCGGTCCGGCACTGGTTGGCGGCGGGTCCAAGCCGCAGCCGGGGGAAATCACCCTGGCCCACCATGGCGTACTGTTTCTCGACGAACTGCCGGAGTTCGACCGCAAGGTATTGGAGGTCCTGAGGGAGCCGTTGGAATCAGGGCATATCGTCGTCTCACGCGCCCGTGACCGTGTGCGATTTCCAGCGCGTTTCCAGCTGGTGGCGGCGATGAACCCCTGTCCCTGCGGTTATCTGGGGGAGCCCACCGGGCGCTGTTCCTGCACGCCGGACATGGTGCAGCGCTACCGCAACAAGCTTTCCGGCCCCTTGCTGGATCGCATCGACCTGCACCTGACCGTTGCCCGGGAAGCCACGGCACTGAATCCCAAGGGTGAACCGGGCGAGGATACGGCCACCGTTTCCGAGCAAGTGGCCGAAGCCCGTGAACGCCAGCAAAGACGCCAGGGCTGCGCCAACGCTTTCCTCGACCTGCCAGGCCTGCGGCGACATTGCACGTTATCCCCGGCCGACGAGACATGGCTGGAAACGGCGTGCGAACGACTGTCCCTGTCCCTACGCGCTGCCCATCGCCTGCTCAAGGTCGCCAGGACACTGGCGGACCTCGAGCAAAAGGGCCGCATCAGCCGGGATCATCTGGCCGAGGCGTTGCAGTATCGACCCTCCGCCTGA
- a CDS encoding LysR substrate-binding domain-containing protein: MSRRLPPLYALRAFEAAARYSSFTRAAQELSITQSAVSRHVRTLEEHFACRLFQRSGRNLQLTEAARLLLPGVREGFMALERACHTLHGEDGILRMKAPSTLTMRWLLARLSRFRHLQPGNEVQLTSAWMDVDSVDFNTEPFDCAVLLGNGHFPADWEASFLFPEELIPVGAPNLGSDRPWDAQRLASVELLHPTPDRRDWRKWLECMGLSDKVSLKGGQVFDTLELGMIAAARGYGVSMGDLLMVAEDVAQGRLSLPWPTAVASGEHYYLVWPKTRPGGERLRRLSDFLQGEVKAMQLPAVKRLG, encoded by the coding sequence ATGTCCCGTCGTCTTCCCCCCCTGTATGCGCTGCGGGCATTCGAAGCGGCGGCGCGATACAGCTCGTTCACCCGGGCGGCGCAAGAGCTGTCGATCACCCAGAGTGCGGTCAGCCGGCATGTCCGCACCCTCGAGGAGCACTTTGCCTGTCGGTTGTTCCAGCGCAGTGGCCGCAACCTGCAACTGACCGAAGCGGCGCGGTTGCTGTTGCCAGGCGTGCGCGAAGGCTTCATGGCGCTGGAGCGGGCCTGCCACACCCTGCACGGGGAGGACGGCATCCTGCGCATGAAGGCGCCCTCGACCCTGACCATGCGCTGGTTGCTGGCGCGCCTGAGTCGCTTTCGACATCTGCAGCCTGGCAATGAGGTGCAGTTGACCAGCGCCTGGATGGACGTCGACTCCGTGGACTTCAACACCGAACCCTTCGATTGCGCGGTGCTCCTGGGTAATGGGCATTTTCCTGCGGATTGGGAGGCCAGTTTCCTTTTCCCCGAGGAGTTGATTCCGGTAGGCGCGCCGAACCTGGGAAGCGATCGACCCTGGGATGCGCAACGGCTGGCCAGTGTCGAATTGCTGCACCCGACGCCCGACCGTCGGGACTGGCGCAAGTGGCTCGAGTGCATGGGCCTGTCAGATAAGGTGTCCCTCAAGGGTGGGCAGGTGTTCGATACGCTGGAGCTGGGCATGATTGCGGCGGCCCGAGGTTACGGTGTATCCATGGGTGATCTGTTGATGGTGGCCGAGGACGTGGCCCAGGGACGTTTGAGCCTGCCGTGGCCCACCGCCGTGGCCAGCGGAGAGCACTACTATCTGGTCTGGCCGAAAACCCGGCCAGGGGGTGAACGTTTGCGTCGGCTCAGTGACTTCCTCCAGGGGGAGGTCAAGGCCATGCAATTGCCTGCGGTGAAGCGCCTGGGCTGA
- a CDS encoding putative bifunctional diguanylate cyclase/phosphodiesterase, which translates to MSTPVEPLRLLLLAEEPEWPARLRECLAPMAGSIVLTSAPDWESVSDLFEDNRSAVLLTVAALQPAPGRCRLPTVLLLEQEPATPPDGASDWLVRDTLDSATLRRCLRHVRERGVLENTLQRLAEQDPLTGIANRQGFQTLLAARLAENEGRGLALGHLDLDNFRHANDALGHQAGDRLILQVVSRLKGSLEAGDQLARLGSDEFALLIDTRRAPQRAEWIAERITQAMAEPYWVDGESLLIGCSLGIAHARAQAGADPLMWHAHIAMQQAKSTQGCTFHIFNERINRNARSLADLESELRRALRRDELELHYQPRLDLDSGNIVGLEALVRWRHGERGLLPPSEFVPLAEQSGLIVPLGYWVISRALRDMQALRERGLAPLHMAVNLSFRQFQDSQLLSTLSRLIAERGVEAQWLEFELTETAVMRRSELVKQTMDALGRLGVRFSLDDFGTGFSSFVHLNSLPIALLKIDKSFVGGMEQREENRKLVHAMINLAHNLNLEVVAEGVETPEQLDLLRGFGCDQVQGYLISKPLPLPELVEYLTFEGDQQSTHDVVV; encoded by the coding sequence TTGTCCACGCCTGTCGAACCCTTGCGTTTGCTGTTATTGGCCGAAGAGCCTGAGTGGCCGGCGAGACTGCGCGAGTGCCTGGCGCCCATGGCGGGCTCGATCGTGTTGACCAGCGCCCCGGACTGGGAGTCGGTCAGCGACCTGTTCGAAGACAATCGTAGTGCCGTGCTGTTGACCGTCGCGGCATTGCAGCCGGCACCCGGCCGTTGCCGCCTGCCGACTGTCCTGCTGTTGGAGCAGGAACCTGCGACACCGCCCGATGGCGCCAGCGACTGGCTGGTGCGCGACACGCTCGACAGCGCGACCCTGCGTCGTTGCCTGCGCCATGTACGCGAGCGCGGTGTGCTGGAAAACACGTTGCAGCGCCTGGCCGAGCAGGACCCCTTGACGGGCATCGCCAACCGCCAGGGTTTCCAGACCCTGCTGGCGGCGCGCCTGGCCGAGAACGAAGGTCGCGGCCTGGCGCTTGGTCATCTGGACCTGGACAACTTCCGCCACGCCAACGATGCCCTGGGCCACCAGGCCGGCGACCGCTTGATCCTGCAAGTGGTGTCGCGCCTCAAGGGTTCGCTCGAGGCCGGCGACCAATTGGCGCGATTGGGCAGCGACGAATTCGCCTTGCTGATCGATACCCGCCGCGCGCCGCAACGGGCCGAGTGGATCGCCGAGCGCATCACCCAGGCCATGGCCGAGCCGTATTGGGTGGACGGCGAGAGCCTGCTGATCGGTTGCAGCCTGGGCATCGCCCATGCCCGCGCCCAGGCCGGCGCCGACCCGCTGATGTGGCACGCCCACATCGCCATGCAGCAGGCCAAGAGCACCCAGGGCTGTACCTTTCATATCTTCAACGAACGTATCAACCGCAATGCCCGCAGCCTCGCCGACCTTGAGAGCGAACTGCGCCGGGCACTGCGTCGCGATGAGCTGGAACTGCATTACCAACCGCGACTGGACCTCGATAGCGGCAACATTGTCGGCCTCGAAGCCCTGGTGCGCTGGCGTCACGGCGAGCGCGGGTTGCTGCCGCCGAGTGAGTTCGTGCCGCTGGCGGAGCAGAGTGGCTTGATCGTGCCGCTGGGTTACTGGGTGATTTCCCGGGCACTGCGGGACATGCAGGCGCTGCGCGAGCGAGGGCTGGCGCCGTTGCACATGGCGGTCAACCTGTCATTCCGGCAGTTCCAGGACAGCCAGTTGCTGTCGACCTTGAGCCGGCTGATCGCCGAACGCGGCGTCGAGGCGCAATGGCTGGAGTTCGAGCTCACCGAAACCGCCGTCATGCGTCGCAGCGAGCTGGTCAAGCAGACCATGGACGCCCTGGGGCGCCTGGGGGTGCGTTTTTCCCTGGACGATTTCGGTACCGGGTTCTCCTCGTTCGTGCACCTCAACAGCCTACCCATCGCCTTGCTCAAGATCGACAAGAGCTTTGTCGGCGGCATGGAGCAGCGCGAAGAGAACCGCAAGCTGGTGCACGCGATGATCAACCTGGCCCACAACCTGAACCTGGAAGTTGTGGCCGAAGGGGTGGAGACCCCCGAGCAGCTGGACCTGCTGCGTGGCTTCGGTTGCGACCAGGTCCAGGGCTACCTGATCAGCAAGCCGTTGCCGTTGCCGGAATTGGTCGAGTACTTGACGTTCGAGGGTGATCAGCAGTCCACACACGATGTCGTGGTCTGA
- a CDS encoding methyl-accepting chemotaxis protein: MSQPRARIASQLGLALAVILAVVISGSTVFALRSLDTANLATREEHLASEARLLADQLSTFHGTLRESTQRLAGLFEKRFSAGLSVHPDQPVAVAGVQLPSLNLGNAVLNNDFTEVDEFKQMTAGTATVFVRNGDDFVRVSTSVTKQDGTRAIGTVLDHASPAYARLMGGQSYIGRTLLFGRYYMTQYSPVRDSGGKIIAALYVGFDYTDAQNAQFENLKRFRIGQTGSLALLDEQNKWLVPPAGVQALDQASTTIQKLVKTPGKGEFWSDSAETFYSVAVPFEGGPWAVVASMPKTEINAVTWSVGTQLAIGSLLAMLLAVGAAVWLLRSKLAPLGDLVRQAEALGAGDLSVRLNVSSHDEIGQLSRAFNQMSLALSTMVEHIRKASHEVNSRAQALSGLSSGAYEGMEQQSGEITSMAGAVEEFSATSANIADNMGNTQRLAQENAQQTQIGRTSMDEASSSLEQIAGALNSTATVINTLGQRSQEIGGIVGVITSIAEQTNLLALNAAIEAARAGEQGRGFAVVADEVRSLASRTRQATDEISSMITSIQQETGNAISTMEQGNLLMQEGLSRNANVASALARIDEQSRSAGQQFAAITTATQEQSSTATLLSSNLQSIAMANSEQREVVSNLAITAKELEKLAQDLRQEVDRFR; this comes from the coding sequence ATGTCTCAACCCCGTGCCCGTATCGCCTCACAGCTGGGTCTTGCCCTTGCCGTGATACTGGCGGTCGTAATTTCCGGCAGTACTGTATTTGCGTTGCGTTCGCTGGATACAGCCAACCTCGCCACCCGTGAAGAGCATCTGGCCAGTGAAGCACGTCTTCTAGCCGATCAACTCAGCACTTTCCATGGCACCCTGAGGGAAAGCACCCAGCGGTTGGCCGGCCTGTTCGAAAAACGTTTCAGCGCCGGCCTGAGCGTGCATCCCGACCAGCCAGTCGCAGTGGCGGGCGTGCAGCTCCCGAGCCTGAACCTGGGCAATGCGGTGCTGAACAACGATTTCACCGAAGTCGATGAGTTCAAGCAGATGACCGCCGGCACCGCCACGGTGTTCGTGCGCAACGGTGACGATTTCGTCCGCGTCAGCACCTCGGTCACCAAGCAGGACGGCACGCGAGCCATCGGTACCGTGCTCGACCATGCCAGCCCGGCCTATGCCCGCCTGATGGGTGGGCAAAGCTACATCGGTCGCACCCTGCTGTTCGGGCGCTACTACATGACCCAGTACAGCCCGGTTCGTGACAGTGGCGGCAAGATCATTGCCGCACTGTACGTAGGATTCGATTACACCGACGCGCAAAACGCGCAATTCGAGAATCTCAAGCGCTTCCGCATTGGCCAGACCGGTTCGCTGGCCCTGTTGGACGAGCAAAACAAATGGCTGGTGCCGCCTGCCGGCGTGCAGGCCCTGGACCAGGCGAGCACGACGATCCAGAAGCTGGTCAAGACGCCGGGCAAGGGTGAGTTCTGGAGCGATAGCGCCGAGACGTTCTACAGCGTTGCCGTGCCGTTCGAAGGCGGGCCCTGGGCCGTCGTGGCGAGCATGCCGAAAACCGAGATCAACGCGGTGACCTGGAGCGTGGGCACCCAGTTGGCCATCGGCAGCCTGCTGGCGATGCTGCTGGCCGTTGGTGCGGCGGTATGGCTGCTGCGCAGCAAGCTGGCGCCGCTGGGGGATCTGGTACGCCAGGCGGAAGCCTTGGGAGCCGGTGATCTGAGTGTGCGCTTGAACGTATCGAGCCACGACGAAATCGGTCAGCTGTCCCGGGCTTTCAATCAGATGAGCCTGGCCCTGTCGACCATGGTCGAGCACATCCGCAAGGCCTCCCATGAAGTCAACAGCCGCGCCCAGGCCCTGTCCGGTCTGTCCAGCGGTGCGTATGAGGGTATGGAGCAGCAGTCGGGCGAGATCACCAGCATGGCCGGTGCGGTGGAGGAGTTCAGTGCAACGTCGGCGAACATTGCCGACAACATGGGCAATACCCAGCGCCTGGCCCAGGAAAACGCGCAACAGACCCAGATCGGTCGTACCTCGATGGACGAAGCGTCGTCCTCCCTGGAGCAGATTGCCGGGGCGCTCAACAGCACCGCCACGGTCATCAATACCCTGGGCCAGCGCTCCCAGGAAATCGGCGGCATCGTGGGCGTGATCACGTCCATCGCCGAGCAGACCAACCTGCTTGCCCTGAACGCCGCCATCGAAGCGGCTCGTGCGGGTGAGCAGGGCCGCGGTTTCGCGGTGGTGGCCGACGAAGTCCGTAGCCTGGCGTCTCGTACTCGTCAGGCCACTGATGAAATCTCCAGCATGATCACCAGCATCCAGCAGGAAACCGGCAACGCTATCAGCACCATGGAGCAGGGCAACCTGCTGATGCAGGAAGGCCTGTCGCGCAACGCCAATGTGGCCTCGGCGCTGGCGCGCATCGACGAGCAGAGTCGCTCCGCCGGCCAGCAATTCGCGGCCATCACCACCGCCACCCAGGAGCAGAGCAGCACCGCGACCTTGCTCAGCAGCAACCTGCAGAGCATTGCCATGGCCAACAGCGAACAGCGTGAAGTGGTCTCTAACCTGGCGATCACCGCCAAGGAACTGGAAAAGCTGGCCCAGGACCTGCGTCAGGAAGTTGATCGGTTTCGCTGA
- a CDS encoding NorM family multidrug efflux MATE transporter, translated as MNMRHPVHTELGAILRLAGPLIASQLAHMLMVLTDTLMMARLSPEALAGGGLGAAAYSFVSIFCIGVIAAVGTLVAIRRGAGDVEGATRLTQAGLWLAWLMALMAGLLLWNLKPVLLMFGQTETNVLSAGQFLLALPFALPGYLSFMALRGFTSAIGRATPVMVISLWGTVINFLLNYALITGMFGLPKPGLMGIGLVTAIVANCMALALAWHIHRHPAYRAYPLLEGLSRPNRQYLKELWRLGLPIGGTYAVEVGLFAFAALCMGTMGSTPLAAHQIALQIVSVAFMVPAGMSYAITMRVGQHYGAGQLSMARLSGRVGIGFGASVMLAFAMVFWLLPNQLVGLFLDHDDPAFRAVIDLAVSLLAVAAWFELFDGTQTIAMGCIRGLKDAKTTFLVGLGCYWLIGAPAAWWMAFHLNWGPTGVWWGLALGLACAAVSLTLAFEWKMKRMIRSEAGQPGFEAIQAK; from the coding sequence ATGAACATGCGGCATCCGGTGCATACCGAACTCGGGGCCATCCTGCGGCTGGCGGGGCCATTGATTGCCTCGCAGCTGGCGCATATGTTGATGGTGCTGACCGACACCCTGATGATGGCGCGCTTGAGCCCCGAAGCCCTTGCCGGCGGCGGTCTCGGTGCCGCGGCCTACTCGTTCGTCTCGATTTTCTGCATTGGCGTGATCGCGGCCGTGGGTACCCTGGTGGCGATCCGCCGGGGCGCGGGCGATGTCGAGGGCGCCACCCGCCTGACCCAGGCCGGGTTGTGGCTGGCCTGGCTGATGGCCCTGATGGCCGGACTGCTGCTGTGGAACCTCAAGCCGGTACTGCTGATGTTCGGCCAGACCGAAACCAACGTGCTGTCCGCCGGGCAATTCCTGCTGGCGCTGCCGTTCGCCCTGCCTGGTTACCTGAGCTTCATGGCCCTGCGCGGCTTTACCAGCGCCATCGGCCGCGCCACGCCGGTCATGGTCATCAGCCTGTGGGGCACGGTCATCAATTTCCTGCTCAATTACGCACTCATCACCGGCATGTTCGGCCTGCCGAAACCGGGCCTGATGGGGATCGGCCTGGTAACCGCCATTGTCGCCAACTGCATGGCGCTGGCGTTGGCGTGGCATATCCACCGGCACCCGGCCTACCGCGCCTATCCGCTGCTCGAAGGCCTGTCGCGCCCCAACCGCCAGTACCTCAAGGAGCTCTGGCGCCTGGGCCTGCCGATTGGCGGCACGTACGCAGTGGAGGTCGGCCTTTTCGCGTTCGCCGCGCTGTGCATGGGCACCATGGGCAGCACGCCGCTGGCGGCCCACCAGATCGCCCTGCAGATCGTCTCGGTGGCGTTCATGGTCCCGGCGGGGATGTCGTATGCGATCACCATGCGGGTCGGCCAGCACTACGGGGCCGGGCAATTGTCGATGGCGCGGCTGTCCGGGCGGGTCGGCATCGGCTTCGGCGCGTCGGTGATGCTGGCTTTCGCCATGGTGTTCTGGCTGCTGCCGAACCAGCTGGTCGGTCTGTTCCTGGACCATGACGACCCGGCATTCCGCGCGGTCATCGACCTGGCGGTGAGCCTGCTGGCCGTGGCGGCGTGGTTCGAGCTGTTCGACGGCACGCAGACCATCGCCATGGGTTGCATTCGCGGACTCAAGGATGCCAAGACGACCTTCCTGGTGGGCCTGGGGTGTTATTGGCTGATCGGCGCGCCGGCCGCGTGGTGGATGGCTTTCCACCTGAACTGGGGGCCGACCGGTGTCTGGTGGGGCCTGGCCCTGGGGCTGGCCTGCGCGGCGGTGAGCCTGACGCTGGCATTTGAATGGAAGATGAAGCGGATGATTCGCAGTGAGGCTGGACAGCCCGGTTTCGAAGCCATTCAGGCCAAGTGA
- a CDS encoding aldose 1-epimerase family protein — translation MTPLRLIIALGALGAASQAMAWDYVLLDTDKAAQPWQITSQQLGVKTDKPFSVTLRTLHGGRQEGVSVVDIDNGTLKLSVVPTRGMNVLQASVGNVRMGWDSPVKEVVNPAFIELNGRGGLGWLEGFNELVTRCGYEWVGHPGMDNGELLTLHGRAANIPANKVTLHIDEKPPYAITLRGELKEQAFKKVDFSVQTELVTEPGSVTFSLNDTLTNNGDYPKEYQALYHSNFSTPFLEQGARFAAPVKQVSPFNDKAKGDLADWQTYRGPTRDYDETVYNVVPYADAKGDTLTVLHNRAGNLGVSVGFNTATLPVFSLWKNTDTQGQGYVTGLEPGTSFSYNRRYQRPLGLVPVIGPKEHRQFMIHYSLLADKGAVDKALKHIDSIQNGQKTEVREMPLVDLSKP, via the coding sequence ATGACTCCGCTCCGACTTATCATTGCCCTTGGCGCCTTGGGCGCTGCCTCCCAGGCCATGGCCTGGGACTATGTCCTGCTGGACACCGACAAAGCCGCCCAACCCTGGCAGATCACCAGCCAGCAGCTGGGCGTCAAGACCGACAAGCCATTTTCCGTCACCCTGCGCACACTGCACGGTGGGCGGCAGGAGGGTGTCAGCGTCGTCGACATCGACAATGGCACCCTGAAACTCTCCGTGGTCCCGACCCGGGGCATGAATGTGTTGCAGGCCTCGGTGGGGAATGTGCGCATGGGCTGGGATTCGCCGGTCAAGGAAGTCGTCAACCCGGCTTTCATCGAGCTCAACGGCCGAGGCGGACTGGGATGGCTCGAAGGGTTCAACGAACTGGTGACGCGTTGTGGCTACGAATGGGTGGGCCACCCTGGCATGGATAACGGCGAGTTGCTGACCCTCCACGGTCGCGCCGCCAACATCCCGGCCAACAAGGTCACCCTGCATATCGATGAAAAGCCGCCGTACGCGATCACCCTGCGGGGCGAGCTGAAGGAACAGGCCTTCAAGAAGGTGGATTTCTCGGTGCAGACCGAATTGGTCACCGAACCTGGCAGCGTGACCTTTTCGCTCAACGATACCCTGACCAACAATGGCGATTATCCCAAGGAGTACCAGGCGCTTTATCACAGCAATTTCAGCACGCCGTTCCTCGAGCAGGGTGCCCGCTTCGCTGCGCCGGTCAAGCAGGTCTCGCCGTTCAACGACAAGGCCAAGGGCGACCTGGCCGACTGGCAAACCTACCGGGGGCCTACCAGGGACTACGACGAAACTGTCTATAACGTCGTGCCCTATGCCGATGCCAAGGGCGACACGCTTACCGTCCTCCATAACAGGGCCGGTAACCTTGGCGTATCGGTGGGTTTCAACACCGCGACGCTCCCGGTGTTTTCCCTGTGGAAAAACACCGATACCCAAGGCCAGGGGTACGTGACCGGATTGGAGCCGGGTACCAGTTTTTCCTATAACCGTCGCTACCAGAGGCCGTTGGGCCTGGTGCCTGTCATCGGGCCGAAAGAGCACCGCCAGTTCATGATCCACTACAGCCTGCTGGCGGATAAGGGCGCTGTGGACAAGGCGCTCAAGCATATCGACTCGATCCAGAACGGCCAGAAAACCGAGGTGCGGGAAATGCCCCTGGTCGACCTGAGCAAGCCATGA